One Coffea eugenioides isolate CCC68of chromosome 2, Ceug_1.0, whole genome shotgun sequence genomic window, ggacaatcattgttttgtgtatatttatgtacatttcattctttattcttattcattggagatttcatgatgaattttaagaaataagactaaattgggatttttttcaacctccgacctgaaaattcacaataagagtgttcagaattaaaagaggtcattcagaaggcccaatgagatatcttttttccttcactgaaccccaaaataaaatcagtcacattgattgataaatcgcaaattggggccatctttgcttgaaaatatccattgtgtttaatcgattcaatcacatctaagtgaaagcagaAATGTGCATCATCCTTAttcgtttggaaaatttggagtgatacttcgagcattcttttctctacctatacagatttttatcacttgctctcccatttgagcctatgaaagaataatttcgtttcaaataagagccctaatgatcactaccctatgttggaaaattttcaaatatcaaataggggaatggattttcaataaccgtttcgttactttggttgtcatgaggtgtaagaatgatgctttggccgtcgtttctacaacctaaacactgatcacccattgcatccccattttgagctaaaattggtggttcttttctaatgcactcatggtcgtaccccgcattggggaaggagattgggaaattttaaaaagaaaaaggaaaggggaaaagcaaaaatgctcgaataaggagggaaccgcaaataggggaaaatttgattccacttagtttccaattttgaaaaaaaagaaaaggaagggttttgtccatgtgaatcgcctatgtttcacaaatatggatgagcaAGGGTTTTCCTcggtcaattaattcagatacacgcaaaaaatttcgtcattaatgaaagtttcctttcagagttattgtaaggaacggaatacaagtcaggccatcttcttttccaatcgaacattttatccctagttatcccttttgagccatcagaataaattatttcgtttggcaacccctgagaatcgcaaaccccacgctgggggcgagtttgagttgaaaagaaaatttcaagaagtgaaaagtgaaaagcaacaagatcaaaaacaaaggaagaaaagagaacctcagttcaaaataaactggggcaaattttgtgaaagttcaaaagaatggcaaaaggccgaaaagtcaaaaggaaaaaggaaatgaaagtgaaaagcctcaattgagcaaaaactgaggcaaattctgattttaccctaaaatagggttgacgcaacaatgcgatctcagatttttcaaaccagttttgaaatccgttttcaagccttaacttttctaaagcaccccacctgaccccattacaaaaccgaaagtcctgacttctgttctttgcaatagccctgtcaagcaaatttctgatgccggaagtttttgctgtattctgaattgattaggtgtgaggttgacactgctcttcatgtgaaaccccgcgaagggggaaaaagaaaaggaaaaatgagcaaaatgaatgcaaagaaagatgcaaaaggatttgatgttgaaagaccctgttgggtgatgataaaaagtcaaaccaaGTCCAAGAAcctggagtccagatgagggcgatgttgaaaaatgcgatcttcagtgcaatgtcctttgaaaattgcttctttagctatcgttttcaagccaaattacaagctaataaagtccatcgttgattTATTcattcatgacaatccaaagtgaggaatatgctcataaaaatccatcataagggtataaccagatttcatatcatttctacccaaaattttgcaagcccatgaagcttatacgttgactaagttttcttaagaaataagggtgacaaactctttgctttcactaagatgtgatgttgaatggattacattTTTGAGCACAAGAGCCAGATAAATCTTAGCCTCTCATTTCCCTTAACCACCGCaaaatcaaaaataaagtcacttgattggtcctgaaagacgaGCCAACTGGAAAGGGTCACCCACTACCcaaagcaccgatgctaaaagtgaggaagaaatcttcttgaatttggtgttatctTGGAAATATTCATCATGAATTTTGctatatgagtttaagcaagacatttcaattttcttcacatgctatgcttactttgttcaaacaaatggagcgtcatccaagcaaaatttttgaagtcaagtgggcccatactggggcaaatttttgtttatgagatttcacaaaataagcccacacaggggcaaatatttgtgtaatccaattgaggatttcgtccaagaatcaaataatgtattttttcaagtcaatcacgctgcccttttcatgaaaatttgaatgCATgaaagccccctgtgcaggtattcatagttgaaatcgacgaaagagcatctggcgatgtggaaggccgacgccgaagaaagagaagaaagaagggaaagagaaggccctacactggggcaaattattttttgaaaaattctctcgaaaaaatccaaaaaaatcgtTTGATCCCgctgtccgattgtcaagacatttcattttcaccgccactggagcgtgggtttgtcccactagtgtgcctttcatttgcattcgccgctagtcgttgggtttgtcccactagcgtgcctttcaattttcatttgcatcactaacaaacatgggtcagtcccattaacccttcatttcacttctttcatttgcatcaccaataaacatgggtcaatcccaccaacactccatctcacttcaattcatctgaTTTACATTccttttcgggtcagtcccatgatcaaaagcattttcgggtcagtcccatgatcaaaggCATAttcggtcagtcccacgatcaaaagcattttcgggtcagtcccatgatcaaaagcattttcgggtcagtcccacgatccaAAGCTTATTCCGGGTCAGTCCCCACGATCGAAGCATTTTTCCGGtccagtcccacgatcaaaagcaatTTTCGGGTCAtccccacgatcaaaagcttattcgggtcagtccccaCGATGCAAAAAGcaattttcgggtcagtcccggcATTGATTAAAAggcatgttcgggtcagtcccacgatccaaagcattttcgggtcagtcccacgatcaaaagtttattcgggtcagtcccacgatcaaaagcattttcgggtcagtcccatgatcaaaagcatgttcgggtcagtcccacgatccaaagcattttcgggtcagtcccacggtcgaaagcattttcgggtcagtcccacgatcaaaagtttattcgggtcagtcccacgatcaNNNNNNNNNNNNNNNNNNNNNNNNNNNNNNNNNNNNNNNNNNNNNNNNNNNNNNNNNNNNNNNNNNNNNNNNNNNNNNNNNNNNNNNNNNNNNNNNNNNNNNNNNNNNNNNNNNNNNNNNNNNNNNNNNNNNNNNNNNNNNNNNNNNNNNNNNNNNNNNNNNNNNNNNNNNNNNNNNNNNNNNNNNNNNNNNNNNNNNNNNNNNNNNNNNNNNNNNNNNNNNNNNNNNNNNNNNNNNNNNNNNNNNNNNNNNNNNNNNNNNNNNNNNNNNNNNNNNNNNNNNNNNNNNNNNNNNNNNNNNNNNNNNNNNNNNNNNNNNNNNNNNNNNNNNNNNNNNNNNNNNNNNNNNNNNNNNNNNNNNNNNNNNNNNNNNNNNNNNNNNNNNNNNNNNNNNNNNNNNNNNNNNNNNNNNNNNNNNNNNNNNNNNNNNNNNNNNNNNNNNNNNNNNNNNNNNNNNNNNNNNNNNNNNNNNNNNNNNNNNNNNNNNNNNNNNNNNNNNNNNNNNNNNNNNNNNNNNNNNNNNNNNNNNNNNNNNNNNNNNNNNNNNNNNNNNNNNNNNNNNNNNNNNNNNNNNNNNNNNNNNNNNNNNNNNNNNNNNNNNNNNNNNNNNNNNNNNNNNNNNNNNNNNNNNNNNNNNNNNNNNNNNNNNNNNNNNNNNNNNNNNNNNNNNNNNNNNNNNNNNNNNNNNNNNNNNNNNNNNNNNNNNNNNNNNNNNNNNNNNNNNNNNNNNNNNNNNNNNNNNNNNNNNNNNNNNNNNNNNNNNNNNNNNNNNNNNNNNNNNNNNNNNNNNNNNNNNNNNNNNNNNNNNNNNNNNNNNNNNNNNNNNNNNNNNNNNNNNNNNNNNNNNNNNNNNNNNNNNNNNNNNNNNNNNNNNNNNNNNNNNNNNNNNNNNNNNNNNNNNNNNNNNNNNNNNNNNNNNNNNNNNNNNNNNNNNNNNNNNNNNNNNNNNNNNNNNNNNNNNNNNNNNNNNNNNNNNNNNNNNNNNNNNNNNNNNNNNNNNNAATGtacaaacccaaaaaaaaatattttttttatcagaTAACTTTGAAGCTGTATAACCTAAGAGTTTCTTTCAGTTGGCGTAGCAAACTGTTGACTTGAGATACTATGAATGTGGCTGGATTGAAGATAATTtgaaagattttttttcaaaataattattgtagtatttttttaaaatataatgtTAGGTATGTGAGATAAATTGTTGTACACGTATTTGTGTGCTTAAATTCGACGCTCGGAATGCCAGGGAGAATACAAGTGCGTGACGATTTGAAGCTGTATAACGCATAATCACCTTAATACATGGTGAAACATAGGTTTCTTTTCATCAAATGGTACAACAGATGCCTTGCCCTGTGTCGTTTGAACGCAATTTCAGAACCTCAACCACTTAGAAACAAATTACATCCGGGCTCTCATGAATGGACTGTTTGAGCATATGCAACCCTCTAAGTTAGACACAATTTGCAAGCaaaaaactccaaatttttcaTACGTCACAGTGAAACACCAGACACTAGGGAAAACCCTTGGCACAGGTAATTCCCttgcaaaaagtcaaaaagaggCAGAAAGTGAACTCACTTCTGAATACATTTCCTCCAGAGTTGTATTCATTGAGCAAATATAGGTTCAATTAGGATTTGCTTCTCCGGAATGACACCCTTATCAACATAAAGTATGaaatccttaaaaaaaaaaaaaaaaaggctgacCCAACTTAAATGAGATATAGTAGCTTCTTTACAGTCTAACATTCTTGCCAATACATTGTCTTCGTTTTGTTCCAGATCATAATCTCTCGTGCAAAAGAAAATTCATATTTTACTGAGCTCCTCAAGCAAGTAGAAAATAATGCAAAACAACAAGCCACAGGTTTCATTAGCCTGACAGAATAAACCTTGAACTGGATGAAAAGCAACACAGTGATGATATAGTGAATTTGGTGGAAGGAAGGAAGCAAAAACTCCTGGGAGTCATATCAATAACCTCCTTTTCTATCCAGTACAATGGCTAATGAACTGGCAATTACAGATTATTCAGCACACCATGCTTATTAAATGAAAGCATCATCACTATTTATACAACATAACTTACACCCCAAAGATCTGTCGTCGAGTATCGGTCTCATCTTTGTGGGTTACAAGGAGGTTGGACCGCCAAGATTCTGGAGAGAAAGGAAAGAGCATGTCAGGTTAAGTAACTATGCCTATACATGGCAATAGCAACGAGGGAGTAATTGGGATCAAAAAATGAAAGAAGATAAAGAGGAGAGAAAGATTAAAAGGTAAAACTCAAGGTATACTAAGAGGGTACCCAGACATTCATCAttaacaaaattaaataaaagatgaACATTTCTGGAGCACAAAATAGCAGCTCAACACAAATGACAAAGCTGAAGTTATGAAAAAACAATTGAAAAGATACTAAACAATTGCTCCCTGGTGGATACCAAGTCATCATACTGTGTTTGACGTACAAATCATGCTTAACTGTTGCAGAACTAAGTAACTTGGCCGTTATTAGCTTTAAAAGACAATGTCACTGGACTTCTGCAGATTATCTTCTGTTCGGTTGAAAATCTCAATAATTAGTGACTCAGAAAGGAATTTATAGTGGAAAATGTGTGACGATTGCAAGGCAAGGAACACCCTGAATCAGATTCTAAGTATCAAAGGGACCCAAGCCCATAGCATAGGCTGATTATAATCTAGACATCCAGTACTGTTTGATATGTTCCAATCAAGCATAACAACTACAAATACTGCACTCAGAAGTTCAGAAGAACCAATAACAGTAACACCTAAGAATCACATTTCTCACCAATTGAACATAAGTGGTGCAGATAATTCCATACTGAAGGGGAAACAAATGAATTTAAGGGTGTAGATCTTAGTGAAAGAataaaaggtaaaaaaaaaatgattaaatttgaaGGGCGTAACTTTAAGCCAACTGAAATTggttatcaaaattaaatactGTAATAAGCAACATTAGTTAGCAGACATACAACTTCGCACAAGCTTAGCCACCAATGCGGATCATGGGTCTATTTGATGTCTTTGCAATATCAAACATGCCAGCATGAGAAGCCTTCTTTCTCTTAACCTGAATGAATAAGAACCCAATCAAATTAGTGAAAGTTACTTGAGCATATTGGTGTGCTCAGGAAAAAACAATAGGGTTGTACCGCAGCCCCAATAATCTCCTTGAGCTCATTATCCTCAACACCAAGACGAAGTGGATCCCTTAAGCTCACCTGAAAAGGAAACTCTCAGTGAGGAAATGATTCAAAATCAGCTCTGAACCCAAAAACGCACACTTTGAACCACTGTAGGCGAGGGAAGAAAGTAATTTACCTCTGAGGGACCAAAAAGGCATACTTTGAAATTCCCATCAGCCAAAAGTCTCAATCTGTTACATCCAGCACAAAAATGCTCAGTCATTGATGTAATAAAAGAAACTGAACCCTGATGGCCCTCAACCCTGAAATTCTTAGCAGTCTCAGTTGGATGGTCCTGAATTCTCTGAACCCCTGTAAATTGTTTAACCTGTTCAGTAATATTGGGAGATTTAGTTTATGAGCAACATTATCCAAAAACCCGAACAGGTTAGCTACTGCCTGAGTTCTACCTTACCACTCTGTCCAACATTTCAGAGTAGGGCACAAGTTTCTTGACGTTCCAaacatttccatcaaaaggcatgAACTCAATAAACCGAACATTAATGGGCTTCTCACGCGTCAATTCTACAAAATCACAGATCTCATCATCATTGAACCCACGCATTACGACACAATTGACCTGAGACAATACAGAGAATATGTATCACACGAACTAATACACTTTTGAGTTTTTCTGGGAGAAGTACTGACAATCAACAGGAAGCAATCAAAAGCCCTTAAAACATGAAGCTATGGCCAGCATGGAAAAGGgcagaagaaaaaaaatctgatgagcAACTCAAATTTCGGAAGAAGATCTTACCTTGACAGGATTGTATCCCAAGTCGACTGCAGCATTAATTGACTCCATCACCCTTTCATATCCTTTACGCCGAGtcataaattcaaattttgctgGTACCAATGTATCTAAGCTTATGTTTACCAAATTCAGTCCACATTCTTTCAGTTTTGGCAGTTTCCTTGCTAGTGTAATTCCATTTGTGGTCATAGCCAAGGTTTTTAGTCCCTTCAGGTTTGACAGCCGTGAGCAAATATCTTCAATATCCTTTCTGACAGTTGGCTCTCCACCAGTCAAAC contains:
- the LOC113763460 gene encoding GTP 3',8-cyclase, mitochondrial-like isoform X3, with protein sequence MWLCASRSFNWYLGLQKYSLASGKTRSLFQSANVVERQNLEGGMDGSLAEKYASSHERLSDDIRKENRVSDMLIDSFGRLHTYLRISLTERCNLRCQYCMPAEGVELTPNSHLLSQNEILRLANLFVSSGVDKIRLTGGEPTVRKDIEDICSRLSNLKGLKTLAMTTNGITLARKLPKLKECGLNLVNISLDTLVPAKFEFMTRRKGYERVMESINAAVDLGYNPVKVNCVVMRGFNDDEICDFVELTREKPINVRFIEFMPFDGNVWNVKKLVPYSEMLDRVVRLNNLQGFREFRTIQLRLLRISGLRAIRVQFLLLHQ
- the LOC113763460 gene encoding GTP 3',8-cyclase, mitochondrial-like isoform X2; this translates as MDGSLAEKYASSHERLSDDIRKENRVSDMLIDSFGRLHTYLRISLTERCNLRCQYCMPAEGVELTPNSHLLSQNEILRLANLFVSSGVDKIRLTGGEPTVRKDIEDICSRLSNLKGLKTLAMTTNGITLARKLPKLKECGLNLVNISLDTLVPAKFEFMTRRKGYERVMESINAAVDLGYNPVKVNCVVMRGFNDDEICDFVELTREKPINVRFIEFMPFDGNVWNVKKLVPYSEMLDRVVKQFTGVQRIQDHPTETAKNFRVEGHQGSVSFITSMTEHFCAGCNRLRLLADGNFKVCLFGPSEVSLRDPLRLGVEDNELKEIIGAAVKRKKASHAGMFDIAKTSNRPMIRIGG
- the LOC113763460 gene encoding GTP 3',8-cyclase, mitochondrial-like isoform X1, with the translated sequence MWLCASRSFNWYLGLQKYSLASGKTRSLFQSANVVERQNLEGGMDGSLAEKYASSHERLSDDIRKENRVSDMLIDSFGRLHTYLRISLTERCNLRCQYCMPAEGVELTPNSHLLSQNEILRLANLFVSSGVDKIRLTGGEPTVRKDIEDICSRLSNLKGLKTLAMTTNGITLARKLPKLKECGLNLVNISLDTLVPAKFEFMTRRKGYERVMESINAAVDLGYNPVKVNCVVMRGFNDDEICDFVELTREKPINVRFIEFMPFDGNVWNVKKLVPYSEMLDRVVKQFTGVQRIQDHPTETAKNFRVEGHQGSVSFITSMTEHFCAGCNRLRLLADGNFKVCLFGPSEVSLRDPLRLGVEDNELKEIIGAAVKRKKASHAGMFDIAKTSNRPMIRIGG